The following coding sequences are from one Anabas testudineus chromosome 16, fAnaTes1.2, whole genome shotgun sequence window:
- the LOC113170752 gene encoding lysophosphatidylcholine acyltransferase 1, with amino-acid sequence MRLPSNRQCAVEGDGLKMDQAPPFRNPFVHVLKFTPLEKAKIALMTVTLFPIRLLIAAFMMLLAWPFAFLASVGRSEAAVEPQCLWRRLVDIILKIIMRVMWFAGGFHWITVKGQRALPAEAPILTLAPHSSYFDAIPVTMTMASIVMKAESKDIPVWGTLIKYIRPVFVSRSDQNSRKKTVEEIKRRAHSGGEWPQIMIFPEGTCTNRSCLITFKPGAFIPAVPVQPVVIRYPNKLDTITWTWQGPGAFDILWLTLCQLHNEFVIEFLPIYTPSEEEKKNPALFAINVRRVMAKALGVPITDYSFEDCQLAMAEGQLKLPVDTCLLEFAKLVRRLGLKPKNTEKVLQEYGNRARKLEGQKLDLDKFANFLDVPVSDMLRDMFALFDEHEDSCMDIREYVIALSVVCRPAKTLETMKLAFKMFEAEEDGAITEMELAVILKTALGVTHLSVSHLFTAIDAEDTGKITFERFRSFVEQHPDFADEYLYTENAGLHSGPCHHQQPTASLSSRNLQTTAPTKTANGICPDFSPSDGTIDGLLKKHN; translated from the exons ATGAGGCTGCCGAGTAACAGACAGTGTGCGGTGGAAGGAGACGGACTGAAGATGGACCAAGCTCCTCCGTTCAGGAACCCGTTCGTGCACGTCTTGAAATTCACCCCTCTGGAAAAGGCTAAG ATTGCATTAATGACAGTCACGTTGTTCCCCATCCGCCTACTTATAGCTGCATTCATGATGCTGCTGGCTTGGCCTTTTGCTTTCCTGGCCTCAGTAGGACGCTCTGAGGCTGCAGTGGAACCCCAGTGCCTCTGGAGGAG ACTGGTGGACATAATTCTGAAGATCATCATGCGGGTCATGTGGTTTGCAGGAGGTTTTCATTGGATTACTGTGAAAGGGCAAAGGGCATTGCCAGCAGAAGCACCCATCCTTACCCTCGCACCCCACTCCTCCTACTTTGATGCCATCCCAGTCACAATGACAATGGCCTCAATTGTTATGAAGGCTGAGAGCAAGGATATACCTGTTTGGGGCA CTCTGATTAAGTACATCAGACCAGTGTTTGTATCGCGATCAGATCAGAACTCCAGAAAGAAGACGGTGGAGGAAATCAAACGCAGAGCACACTCTGGAGGGGAGTGGCCTCAG ATAATGATTTTCCCAGAGGGAACATGCACCAATAGATCCTGCCTAATCACATTTAAGCCAG GAGCCTTCATCCCTGCTGTACCAGTGCAGCCTGTGGTGATTCGTTACCCCAATAAACTG GACACAATCACATGGACGTGGCAAGGGCCTGGAGC GTTTGATATCTTGTGGCTGACACTCTGCCAGTTGCACAATGAGTTTGTGATCGAG ttCCTTCCTATATACACCCCttcagaagaggagaaaaagaaccCTGCTCTCTTTGCAATCAATGTGAGACGTGTCATGGCTAA AGCCCTCGGGGTTCCCATCACAGACTATTCATTTGAAGACTGCCAGCTGGCCATGGCAGAAGGCCAGCTGAAACTGCCAGTCGACACCTGTCTGCTGGAGTTTGCCAAGCTCGTCAGGAGGCTGGG GCTAAAACCCAAAAACACTGAGAAGGTTCTTCAAGAGTACGGGAACAGAGCCAGGAAACTGGAGGGGCAGAAACTGGACTTGGACAAATTTGCTAACTTCCTCGATGTACCAGTTTCAGACATGCTGCGAGACATGTTCGCTCTTTTTGATGAG CATGAAGATAGCTGCATGGATATCAGAGAATATGTGATAGCCTTATCTGTTGTATGCAGACCTGCCAAAACTCTGGAAACGATGAAATTGGCCTTCAAG ATGTTTGAAGCAGAGGAGGATGGGGCCATCACAGAGATGGAGTTGGCGGTTATACTGAAAACAGCTTTGGGAGTGACTCACCTGAGCGTGTCACATCTGTTTACTGCCATTGATGCTGAAGACACAGGGAAGATCACATTTG AAAGGTTCAGGAGCTTTGTGGAGCAGCACCCAGACTTTGCTGACGAGTACCTGTACACGGAAAATGCAGGCCTCCACAGCGGCCCCTGCCATCATCAGCAACCAACAGCCAGCCTGTCTTCCCGGAACCTGCAAACCACTGCCCCCACCAAAACAGCTAACGGTATCTGCCCTGACTTCAGCCCCAGTGACGGCACAATAGATGGACTCCTCAAGAAACACAACTAA